A stretch of Clostridia bacterium DNA encodes these proteins:
- the yqfC gene encoding sporulation protein YqfC — MRKDSRRKKNKEEEQKLNLKEKMTEVLELPKEVVLDIPKLVMLGNSNMIIENYKGIIEYDTNRIRVNTGMGIIKIQGNNLIIKEITSEDIMIDGKVITLEFLE; from the coding sequence ATGAGAAAAGACAGTCGAAGGAAAAAAAACAAGGAAGAAGAACAAAAGTTGAACTTAAAAGAAAAAATGACGGAGGTTTTAGAACTCCCTAAAGAGGTTGTGCTAGATATTCCTAAGCTGGTTATGCTCGGAAACAGCAATATGATTATTGAAAACTATAAAGGGATAATAGAATATGACACAAACAGAATTAGAGTAAATACCGGTATGGGAATAATAAAAATTCAGGGTAATAACCTGATAATTAAGGAAATCACTTCAGAAGACATTATGATTGACGGGAAAGTAATCACTTTGGAATTTTTAGAATAG
- a CDS encoding carbohydrate-binding protein: protein MPRAKKIANTASSSEYMSNGVIISPSIPSPGDEITVMYDGILSKSGANHIFAHIGYGSMWDDRAYYRMEKTTTGFEASVSVSEADTMNICFKDCANNWDNNSGKNYSFDISK from the coding sequence ATGCCAAGAGCAAAAAAGATTGCAAACACAGCAAGCAGTAGTGAATATATGTCTAACGGGGTAATTATAAGTCCCTCAATTCCTTCTCCAGGTGATGAAATTACTGTCATGTATGACGGGATATTATCCAAAAGCGGGGCAAACCATATTTTTGCTCATATCGGATATGGTAGTATGTGGGATGACAGAGCGTATTACAGAATGGAAAAAACAACTACAGGCTTTGAAGCCTCAGTGTCTGTAAGTGAAGCTGACACTATGAATATATGTTTCAAGGATTGTGCAAACAATTGGGACAACAATTCTGGAAAAAACTATAGCTTTGATATCAGTAAATAA
- a CDS encoding polysaccharide deacetylase family protein yields the protein MKRACIIIFSLFLFLAVLPGCGHYKINTGLSDLGGVYSANEDDLDFSNEISGRLSEGNDYQYQENTIETIQISQDGQYSNKVLRWGIARKPENMTPDADPGAPQLLSRYGGVFLGDIKKKNIYITFDEGYENGYTGKILDTLRENNAKAVFFITGPYLKEHQDLVRRMVEEGHEVGNHTIHHPSLPEIGDKEIEEELVGLDRAFNEKFGKSMKFLRPPKGEYSERTLAVAQKLGYCNMFWSFAYDDWYRDKVRGADYAYNIVMRNLHNGAVLLLHAVSKDNADALDRIIKGAKEAGYSIGNPLDLLKTDSSKPQEEKKD from the coding sequence ATGAAAAGAGCATGTATCATTATATTTTCTCTATTTCTTTTCCTGGCAGTATTACCAGGATGCGGGCACTATAAAATAAATACCGGTTTATCGGACTTAGGAGGGGTGTATTCTGCAAATGAGGATGATCTGGATTTTAGTAATGAAATAAGCGGCAGGCTTTCAGAAGGCAATGACTACCAATACCAGGAGAATACCATCGAAACAATTCAGATTTCACAAGACGGACAGTACAGCAATAAGGTATTAAGGTGGGGAATTGCACGTAAACCGGAAAACATGACTCCTGATGCGGACCCTGGAGCACCTCAGCTGCTGTCCAGGTATGGGGGAGTATTTCTTGGGGATATCAAGAAAAAAAATATATATATTACCTTTGATGAAGGCTATGAAAACGGATATACAGGGAAAATATTAGACACACTTAGAGAAAATAATGCAAAAGCAGTTTTCTTTATTACAGGTCCGTATTTGAAGGAGCACCAGGATCTGGTCAGAAGAATGGTAGAAGAAGGGCATGAAGTTGGAAATCATACAATTCACCATCCCAGTCTTCCTGAGATAGGCGATAAGGAGATAGAAGAAGAACTTGTAGGCCTGGACAGGGCTTTCAATGAAAAATTCGGGAAAAGCATGAAATTTCTCAGGCCTCCAAAAGGAGAATATAGTGAGAGAACACTGGCTGTTGCACAAAAGCTTGGTTACTGTAATATGTTCTGGAGTTTTGCATATGATGATTGGTACAGGGATAAGGTAAGAGGTGCTGATTATGCTTACAACATAGTAATGAGAAATCTGCATAACGGTGCCGTGCTTTTGTTGCATGCAGTTTCGAAAGATAATGCAGATGCTTTGGACAGAATAATAAAAGGTGCGAAGGAAGCTGGGTATAGCATTGGAAATCCGTTGGATTTATTAAAGACCGATAGCAGCAAACCGCAGGAAGAAAAAAAAGACTAG
- a CDS encoding DUF881 domain-containing protein: MSVRLYRNIALTLVCIILGVVISWQYRSINYNEKMASSNNKRLEDITDELIAEKKKVEDLKKRNEELILENIEFERTRGNISEETKKLYNELERVRMVAGLVKVKGKGIVITIDSTDEAEVLDDDILSVINELRASDAQAISINNERLVAMSEVRAAGKYIMVNQRQMLPPFEIKAIADPDKLERALRIMDGVIEKLEEYELKVKIEKSEEVVIPGVRDDGTVIKNNLLTPVKDK, from the coding sequence ATGAGCGTCAGATTGTACAGGAATATTGCGTTGACATTGGTATGCATAATATTAGGAGTAGTTATTTCCTGGCAGTACAGGAGTATCAATTATAATGAGAAGATGGCAAGCAGCAACAACAAGCGGCTCGAAGACATAACAGATGAACTGATTGCAGAGAAGAAGAAGGTTGAAGACCTCAAAAAGAGGAATGAGGAGCTTATTCTGGAGAACATAGAGTTTGAGCGTACCAGAGGTAATATCAGTGAGGAAACCAAAAAACTATATAATGAGCTTGAAAGAGTAAGAATGGTTGCAGGTCTTGTAAAAGTAAAGGGTAAGGGTATTGTTATTACTATAGACAGCACGGATGAAGCAGAAGTTCTTGACGATGATATCTTAAGTGTAATAAATGAGTTGAGAGCCTCAGACGCTCAAGCAATATCAATTAACAATGAAAGACTGGTTGCAATGAGCGAAGTAAGAGCAGCAGGAAAGTATATCATGGTCAACCAGCGTCAAATGCTTCCTCCCTTTGAAATAAAGGCAATAGCGGATCCGGACAAACTGGAACGTGCTTTGAGGATAATGGATGGCGTAATAGAAAAACTGGAAGAATATGAGTTAAAGGTAAAAATAGAAAAATCTGAGGAAGTTGTAATACCCGGAGTCAGGGATGACGGAACTGTTATCAAAAATAACCTGCTCACGCCGGTTAAAGATAAATAA
- a CDS encoding type Z 30S ribosomal protein S14 has translation MAKRSLVVKQQRIPKYKVRIHNRCKLCGRPHAYMRKYGICRLCFRELAYKGQIPGIRKASW, from the coding sequence ATGGCAAAAAGATCTTTAGTGGTAAAACAACAAAGAATTCCTAAATACAAAGTAAGAATCCATAACAGATGCAAATTATGTGGAAGGCCACATGCATATATGAGAAAATATGGAATTTGCAGATTGTGCTTCAGAGAGTTGGCATATAAAGGGCAGATACCCGGAATCAGAAAAGCAAGCTGGTAA
- a CDS encoding mannose-1-phosphate guanyltransferase — translation MKAVIMAGGEGTRLRPLTCNRPKPMVPVVNKPVMEHIIELLKKHNLKEIAVTLQYMPDLIKDYFQDGKDYGVSIEYYTEKTPLGTAGSVKNAEEFLNDTFVVISGDALTDIDLSKAIDFHIQKGSMATLVLKRVDIPLEYGVVVTDKDGRITRFLEKPSWGEVFSDTVNTGIYLLSPEVLKYFNKDEIFDFSKDLFPALLKDKKPMYGFITEDYWCDIGDLRAYHQAHTDILEGRVKVNIPGKEIKNKVWIDDGAEFDESAIIEGPCIIGKDAKIKGGALVGSYSIVGDSSIIDARSGIKRSIIWKNCIIDNNVQLRGSIICDKVHLRDNVSTFENSVIGDDTVVKENAILKPNTKVWPNKLIDAGVEVNSNLVWGSKFTRVIFGNRGIAGEINVDITPEYASKLGAAYGATFKGKAKIGISCDDSKAAQMLKISFISGLLSAGIEVFDFGKMLLPVTRSAIRFYKVDGGIHISTSTEDVARLFVDFLDRNGSNIDRGVERKIENAFLREDFSRCEGDCIKEVVQIPDYSKFYLRNIINNMKTKKLKYKVALNSRSKFILDTMKELLGDIGCEVETLTLKLMNTKTMRQSMTSGDVKFFTSHIKMENYDLGVSIEDTSEKMMLVDNKGRIITEDMFIALISIIFFKTMNGGTVVVPISASHVVEKIANENNGKVLRTKTSSQDLMGKILGNEIKEEMLDQFTMHFDAMAGLVRILDFMAQNDYRLSDLVDMIPDFYINKREVECPWDAKGKVIRQIIQDENVNSIETLEGVKVYQDQGWVLVLPDAEEPMCRVISESYNAEFAEELSNIYVNKIREISRS, via the coding sequence ATGAAAGCTGTTATCATGGCTGGAGGAGAAGGCACAAGACTAAGACCGCTTACTTGTAACAGGCCAAAACCTATGGTACCTGTTGTCAATAAACCTGTAATGGAACATATTATCGAGCTGCTTAAGAAACACAACCTCAAGGAAATTGCCGTAACATTACAGTACATGCCGGATCTTATCAAAGACTATTTCCAAGACGGTAAGGATTATGGAGTTAGTATAGAGTATTACACCGAAAAAACTCCTCTGGGTACAGCAGGAAGTGTAAAGAACGCTGAAGAATTTTTGAATGATACGTTTGTGGTTATAAGCGGTGACGCGCTTACAGATATTGATTTGAGCAAGGCTATAGACTTTCATATACAAAAGGGTTCTATGGCGACACTGGTTCTGAAGAGAGTTGATATTCCACTGGAATACGGCGTTGTTGTCACAGATAAAGACGGAAGGATTACCAGGTTCTTGGAAAAGCCCAGCTGGGGAGAGGTATTCAGTGATACAGTGAATACAGGAATATACTTGCTTTCACCGGAGGTATTAAAGTACTTTAACAAGGATGAGATTTTTGATTTCAGTAAAGATCTGTTTCCGGCTCTCCTTAAAGATAAAAAGCCTATGTATGGTTTCATCACGGAAGATTATTGGTGTGATATCGGAGATCTAAGAGCATACCATCAGGCTCATACGGATATATTGGAAGGTCGTGTAAAAGTTAACATCCCCGGAAAGGAAATAAAAAACAAAGTATGGATTGATGATGGTGCCGAGTTTGATGAGAGTGCAATTATTGAAGGACCGTGTATTATTGGAAAAGATGCAAAAATTAAGGGTGGAGCGCTCGTAGGGAGTTATTCAATCGTAGGTGATTCCAGTATTATTGATGCAAGGAGTGGAATTAAGAGAAGCATTATATGGAAAAATTGTATCATAGACAATAATGTTCAATTAAGGGGCAGCATAATATGTGACAAGGTACATTTGCGTGACAATGTATCTACATTTGAGAATTCAGTCATAGGTGATGATACTGTTGTCAAGGAAAATGCAATATTAAAGCCTAATACAAAAGTTTGGCCAAACAAGCTGATAGATGCAGGTGTTGAAGTAAACTCAAATCTGGTGTGGGGTTCAAAATTTACTAGGGTTATATTTGGGAACAGGGGAATAGCAGGAGAAATAAACGTAGACATTACTCCGGAATACGCTTCTAAGCTGGGAGCTGCCTATGGCGCGACTTTCAAAGGCAAAGCAAAGATAGGAATAAGCTGTGATGACTCAAAGGCTGCACAAATGCTAAAAATTTCCTTCATATCTGGTTTACTGTCAGCTGGTATCGAAGTTTTTGATTTTGGTAAGATGTTGTTGCCGGTCACAAGATCTGCAATAAGATTTTATAAAGTTGATGGAGGTATCCATATCAGTACTTCCACTGAAGATGTAGCTAGATTGTTTGTGGATTTCCTTGATAGAAACGGGAGTAATATTGACAGGGGTGTAGAGAGAAAAATTGAAAATGCATTTTTAAGGGAAGATTTCAGCAGATGCGAAGGCGATTGTATAAAAGAAGTAGTACAGATACCAGATTACAGTAAATTTTATTTAAGAAATATTATTAACAACATGAAAACAAAAAAATTGAAATACAAAGTAGCACTAAATTCAAGATCAAAGTTCATTTTGGATACAATGAAGGAGCTATTAGGTGATATAGGTTGTGAAGTAGAAACTTTAACTCTTAAACTAATGAATACTAAAACTATGAGACAGAGTATGACATCCGGTGATGTGAAATTCTTTACAAGTCATATAAAAATGGAGAATTATGATTTAGGCGTTTCTATAGAAGATACATCAGAAAAGATGATGCTTGTAGATAATAAAGGCAGGATTATAACTGAAGATATGTTTATAGCCTTGATTTCCATTATCTTTTTTAAGACTATGAACGGAGGGACAGTAGTTGTACCAATTTCGGCCAGTCACGTTGTGGAGAAGATTGCCAATGAAAATAATGGGAAAGTGCTGAGGACAAAAACATCTTCACAGGATTTGATGGGAAAAATACTCGGTAATGAAATAAAGGAAGAGATGCTTGATCAGTTTACCATGCATTTTGATGCAATGGCCGGCTTGGTAAGAATTCTCGACTTTATGGCACAAAATGATTACAGACTGTCTGACCTAGTAGATATGATACCGGATTTCTATATAAACAAAAGGGAAGTAGAATGTCCGTGGGATGCTAAAGGAAAAGTAATCAGACAAATAATACAGGATGAAAACGTTAATAGTATAGAAACACTAGAAGGAGTAAAAGTATATCAGGATCAGGGATGGGTACTGGTACTTCCTGACGCGGAAGAACCTATGTGCAGAGTCATAAGTGAGAGCTATAATGCAGAGTTCGCAGAGGAATTGAGTAATATATACGTGAATAAAATAAGAGAAATCAGCCGCAGCTGA
- a CDS encoding DUF881 domain-containing protein, protein MHHKNKILPGLDKKLIFFLAFLLLGVLITMQSRSVLMMKKEKTTTAMRIDNYMLQLEKEKQKVEELKNQIAVNEKKKEKYLKEFSEDNKSNNYLNWLGTELERFKIVAGLTDVKGSGVIITLNDAPARDTTHPEYFIIHDSDVVGVCNELKKAGAQAISVSGERLIANSELVCAGPTIKINKNRYPVPFEIKAIGNPALLTEVLEKSRIVNELKNFEIKVEIAKSEEIIIEKYNYKIDDLLTGLEVVKK, encoded by the coding sequence ATGCATCATAAAAATAAAATACTTCCGGGACTTGATAAGAAGCTCATTTTTTTTCTTGCATTCTTGTTATTGGGTGTGCTTATAACTATGCAGAGCAGAAGTGTCTTGATGATGAAAAAAGAAAAGACTACAACAGCTATGCGTATAGATAATTATATGCTGCAGCTCGAGAAGGAAAAACAAAAAGTTGAAGAACTAAAAAATCAGATTGCTGTCAATGAAAAGAAGAAAGAGAAATATCTGAAGGAATTTTCGGAAGATAATAAAAGTAATAATTATTTGAACTGGCTGGGAACAGAGCTTGAACGGTTCAAGATAGTAGCAGGCCTTACGGATGTGAAAGGGAGTGGCGTAATTATTACTCTCAATGATGCACCAGCCAGGGATACTACGCATCCTGAATACTTTATAATACATGATTCTGATGTAGTAGGAGTTTGCAATGAATTGAAAAAAGCAGGGGCACAAGCAATTTCAGTGAGTGGCGAAAGACTTATTGCTAATAGTGAGTTGGTATGTGCCGGACCAACAATAAAGATAAATAAAAACAGATACCCGGTTCCTTTTGAAATAAAGGCGATAGGAAATCCTGCGTTATTGACGGAAGTACTTGAAAAAAGCAGAATAGTTAATGAACTGAAGAACTTCGAGATAAAGGTTGAGATTGCTAAATCAGAGGAAATAATAATTGAAAAATACAATTATAAAATAGATGATTTATTAACAGGCCTGGAGGTAGTGAAAAAATGA
- a CDS encoding spore germination protein gives MIKEGKIGVQEAISLIAITISVKVYFTSPAYVARVTGTASWYMTLISMITSIVGFTFIYLLLKRFPAKDLVQAFELSLGRILGFVFSIILAVFLLVATAVLLREFAEVMKVYVLPMTPPSFIIGMFLIVTITGCYLGLESIARASRLFAYFILTGFLTVIILAAPNYDLHYLFPILGYGLDKTVTYGLARSSFYGEVIILGVIAASMQGTTHIKKAGYTALIISGLITSAALLTTMMTFNYSTSQEITSRLYALARIIHIGGFIQRLDPFFLFTWCIGTLISVTLSYYAALSTYCKAFRIQDMRPVLIPSAILLFTVSMLPGDLSSINDYVQVTRHYGWTVFYIMPFIALVAAVIRKKRTDLVKRGNT, from the coding sequence ATGATAAAGGAAGGGAAAATCGGGGTGCAGGAAGCGATTTCTCTTATCGCAATTACAATCAGTGTAAAGGTGTATTTTACCAGCCCTGCTTATGTTGCAAGGGTGACAGGTACTGCATCCTGGTATATGACCTTGATATCTATGATTACGTCTATAGTTGGTTTTACATTTATTTATTTGTTACTGAAACGGTTTCCTGCTAAGGATCTGGTACAGGCTTTTGAATTATCTCTTGGGCGTATATTGGGGTTTGTTTTTTCAATAATACTTGCCGTATTTCTTCTTGTAGCTACTGCTGTTTTATTACGTGAGTTTGCAGAGGTGATGAAGGTATATGTGCTTCCTATGACACCCCCCAGCTTTATCATAGGTATGTTTCTGATTGTCACTATAACGGGGTGTTATTTGGGCCTGGAAAGCATAGCGAGGGCTTCAAGACTGTTTGCATATTTTATACTGACAGGTTTTCTGACAGTTATAATTCTTGCTGCTCCAAACTACGATCTTCATTACTTGTTTCCTATACTTGGCTATGGCCTGGATAAAACTGTTACTTACGGTTTGGCCAGAAGTTCTTTTTATGGTGAAGTAATTATTCTGGGAGTAATAGCAGCATCAATGCAGGGAACAACGCATATAAAAAAAGCAGGGTATACAGCCCTGATAATATCCGGCCTTATCACTTCAGCGGCACTTTTAACCACTATGATGACATTCAACTACTCTACTTCTCAGGAGATTACCTCCCGTCTGTATGCACTTGCACGAATAATACATATAGGGGGTTTTATACAAAGGCTTGATCCTTTTTTTCTGTTTACATGGTGTATAGGAACACTGATCAGTGTGACTTTATCGTATTACGCTGCCTTGAGTACATACTGTAAGGCATTCAGGATTCAGGACATGCGTCCTGTTCTGATACCTTCAGCAATATTGTTATTTACAGTAAGCATGCTTCCAGGTGACTTGTCTTCAATAAATGATTATGTACAGGTTACGAGGCATTATGGATGGACTGTTTTTTACATTATGCCTTTTATTGCATTGGTTGCAGCAGTTATACGAAAAAAGAGAACTGATCTGGTAAAAAGAGGGAATACATAA
- a CDS encoding Ger(x)C family spore germination protein produces the protein MKKTICLILMLFYICITLSGCFDAQEVTEWAYVYSIGIEKGTADKLRLTVQVPTMKAAKGGGQSGESQGGQGEVETITIDCPSFYAGVDMINTFLSRQINYMHTKFLVFSESLAREGIDGYINALIRGRQLRREIYFIVTKGSASEFLKENKTAVSSSLTKKQENLMDQSRNTGFFSNVVYGNVLNDAKTPYSQAIAILAAVNKGGKFKEGEGTGGVPVRTGGDYYAGELVRSGGAKVEFMGTAVFDGGKMVGELNGDETRVMMMARDEFRKGFFAIKDPNRPDSVITMNIRRQKSPKIKVFFNEDKATVDVKVFLEGDITAVQSTFDYESGEKKNDLESVVSSLIKSRLDKTIKKCQELNTDVFRFGYNAAVHFATIQEWEEYNWLKNFKDAQVNSEVEFKIRRMGTMLKSSEIYSASDKNDEKGGK, from the coding sequence ATGAAGAAAACAATTTGCCTTATACTGATGTTATTTTATATATGTATTACACTGTCAGGGTGTTTTGATGCACAAGAGGTCACAGAGTGGGCTTATGTATACAGTATTGGAATAGAAAAAGGTACTGCCGACAAACTCAGGTTAACTGTACAAGTACCTACCATGAAGGCTGCAAAAGGAGGCGGACAGTCCGGTGAAAGTCAGGGGGGGCAGGGAGAAGTAGAAACTATAACTATTGACTGTCCTTCTTTTTATGCAGGGGTAGATATGATAAATACCTTTTTATCCAGACAAATCAACTATATGCATACAAAGTTTCTTGTATTTTCCGAAAGTCTGGCAAGGGAAGGTATAGATGGCTATATAAATGCTCTAATCAGGGGAAGGCAGCTGAGAAGGGAAATTTACTTTATAGTAACAAAGGGATCGGCAAGCGAATTTCTAAAGGAAAATAAAACGGCCGTAAGCTCTTCCTTGACAAAAAAGCAGGAAAACTTGATGGACCAATCCAGGAATACGGGTTTTTTCAGTAACGTAGTATACGGTAATGTACTGAATGATGCTAAAACACCTTATAGTCAGGCAATCGCTATACTTGCTGCAGTAAACAAAGGAGGCAAATTCAAGGAAGGGGAAGGGACTGGAGGTGTTCCAGTCAGAACCGGAGGAGATTATTATGCCGGTGAACTTGTCCGCAGCGGAGGAGCTAAAGTGGAATTTATGGGTACTGCTGTATTTGACGGAGGAAAAATGGTAGGGGAATTGAATGGCGATGAAACAAGGGTGATGATGATGGCTAGGGATGAATTCAGGAAGGGTTTTTTTGCAATAAAAGATCCAAATAGGCCCGATAGTGTAATAACAATGAACATCCGCAGACAAAAAAGTCCGAAGATCAAAGTATTTTTTAATGAAGATAAGGCAACAGTAGACGTAAAAGTATTTTTGGAAGGGGATATTACAGCAGTCCAAAGTACTTTTGATTATGAAAGCGGGGAAAAGAAAAATGATTTGGAGAGTGTAGTTAGTTCACTGATAAAAAGCCGGCTTGACAAAACAATAAAGAAGTGCCAGGAATTGAATACCGATGTTTTCAGGTTTGGCTATAATGCTGCCGTACATTTTGCGACGATTCAGGAATGGGAGGAATATAACTGGCTAAAGAACTTCAAGGATGCACAGGTGAATTCGGAGGTTGAATTCAAGATCAGACGTATGGGCACCATGCTGAAAAGTTCAGAAATATACTCTGCATCAGATAAAAATGATGAAAAAGGAGGAAAGTGA
- a CDS encoding divergent polysaccharide deacetylase family protein, giving the protein MKFFLVNLSSKYKGIKYFPFILVFLFVLCINIVFFSILNFQHDSSLRLIQSSSGSSKTENEKVKVAIVIDDFGQSRSGIREMMSIDRHLTFAVMPFLTYSQTDAETAYRKGYEVIVHLPMEPNKGKASWLGPRPILTALNDDEVQKIVIDAFESVPLAAGANIHMGSKASENERIMSDILDIIKIKGVYFLDSKTSSKDIARKIAESKGVLFFERDVFLDGTQSKDFIKKRLKQAGEIALKRGYSIAIGHVGTEGGKVTADAILETLSWFDDHNIELVYVSELFSSSVK; this is encoded by the coding sequence ATGAAATTTTTTTTAGTTAATCTTAGCTCCAAATATAAAGGTATAAAGTATTTCCCATTTATACTAGTATTTTTGTTTGTCCTATGTATAAATATTGTATTCTTTTCCATACTGAATTTTCAGCATGATTCTTCACTTCGTTTGATACAAAGCTCTTCAGGATCGAGTAAGACTGAGAATGAGAAAGTAAAGGTTGCCATAGTAATTGATGATTTCGGTCAAAGCAGAAGCGGTATACGGGAAATGATGAGTATTGACAGACATTTGACATTTGCTGTTATGCCATTCCTCACTTATTCACAAACTGATGCAGAAACTGCTTATAGAAAAGGTTATGAAGTAATTGTCCACCTGCCTATGGAGCCAAATAAAGGTAAAGCCAGCTGGCTAGGTCCAAGACCTATTCTTACTGCCCTAAATGATGATGAAGTTCAAAAAATCGTAATTGATGCATTTGAAAGCGTCCCTCTTGCCGCAGGTGCAAACATACATATGGGTTCGAAGGCGAGTGAAAACGAACGTATAATGTCAGATATACTAGATATAATCAAAATAAAAGGAGTTTATTTTCTCGACAGCAAAACCAGCAGCAAGGATATTGCACGCAAGATAGCTGAGTCTAAAGGTGTTTTGTTTTTTGAACGTGATGTTTTTCTTGATGGTACTCAGTCAAAAGATTTTATAAAAAAGCGCTTGAAGCAAGCAGGGGAAATTGCTTTAAAACGTGGATATTCAATTGCTATCGGACATGTAGGAACTGAAGGTGGAAAAGTAACTGCAGATGCAATCCTAGAAACACTTTCTTGGTTTGATGATCACAATATTGAGCTTGTTTATGTTTCAGAGCTTTTTAGCAGTTCCGTCAAATAA